Proteins from a single region of Echeneis naucrates chromosome 14, fEcheNa1.1, whole genome shotgun sequence:
- the LOC115054690 gene encoding uncharacterized protein LOC115054690 isoform X1 gives MAHLIMEHRHVRFPNEYFVRGLHLSRRDLTVQACLFNRTGENQTKNYIFNDVPSYPQPEFHVSHLKHDTHLTAFMKIQEDGGFRNPNITEDRPPLVWWSLNLRPEDITSAEARFLQNKYPDLITPQAQAEARFLEHFATSPAFLKTSRLGSYRFTVSVEDVLNAYSQQFCSGAAPVLRAFETILYKKEVMYVVLVHSPDHQQYEDYPLLGDDPGTVCYYRDGQFIWTAQAMCSTHRYELVKIPEENQFRADKLNRGIYYIWDNVAIALHMEKDQVLKFDPDKLSVTPCEQDEIVYRDNFDSLKEAEGHIKRSPWRLLKRPGPGPGDVIKPRSWSLALMSQ, from the exons ATGGCTCATCTGATAATGGAACATCGACATGTCAGGTTTCcaaatgaatattttgtgaGGGGCCTACACCTGAGCCGGAGGGATTTGACAGTTCAAGCTTGTCTTTTCAACAGGACCGGAGAAAATCAAACTAAAAATTACATCTTCAATGATGTCCCGTCTTATCCTCAGCCTGAGTTTCATGTGTCTCATCTGAAACACGACACACATCTTACTGCATTTATGAAGATCCAGGAGGATGGTGGCTTCAGGAACCCAAACATAACCGAGGACAGACCACCTCTGGTGTGGTGGAGTCTGAATCTGAGACCTGAGGACATCACATCAGCCGAGGCCAGGTTCCTGCAGAACAAGTACCCAGACCTGATTACGCCTCAGGCCCAGGCTGAAGCCAGGTTCCTGGAACACTTTGCCACCTCTCCTGCCTTCCTGAAGACATCCAGGCTGGGTTCTTACCGTTTCACTGTCTCAGTGGAGGATGTGTTGAACGCCTACAGCCAGCAG TTCTGCTCAGGTGCTGCTCCGGTTCTGCGGGCGTTTGAGACCATCCTGTACAAAAAAGAAGTGATGTACGTGGTTCTGGTCCACAGCCCGGACCATCAGCAGTATGAGGACTACCCTCTCCTAGGGGACGACCCGGGCACCGTCTGTTACTACAGAGATGGACAGTTCATCTGGACGGCTCAGGCCATGTGTAGTACACACAG ATACGAGCTGGTCAAGATACCTGAGGAGAACCAGTTCAGGGCTGATAAACTGAACCGCGGAATTTACTACATCTGGGATAACGTCGCCATTGCTCTGCACATGGAAAAAGATCAA GTGCTGAAGTTTGATCCTGACAAACTGAGTGTGACACCGTGTGAGCAGGACGAGATTGTGTATCGTGACAACTTTGACTCTTTGAAGGAAGCTGAGGGTCATATTAAAAGAAGTCCATGGCGTCTCCTCAaaagacctggtcctggtcctggagaTGTTATAAAACCCCGGTCTTGGTCCTTAGCCTTAATGTCTCAGTAA
- the LOC115054690 gene encoding uncharacterized protein LOC115054690 isoform X2, with amino-acid sequence MKIQEDGGFRNPNITEDRPPLVWWSLNLRPEDITSAEARFLQNKYPDLITPQAQAEARFLEHFATSPAFLKTSRLGSYRFTVSVEDVLNAYSQQFCSGAAPVLRAFETILYKKEVMYVVLVHSPDHQQYEDYPLLGDDPGTVCYYRDGQFIWTAQAMCSTHRYELVKIPEENQFRADKLNRGIYYIWDNVAIALHMEKDQVLKFDPDKLSVTPCEQDEIVYRDNFDSLKEAEGHIKRSPWRLLKRPGPGPGDVIKPRSWSLALMSQ; translated from the exons ATGAAGATCCAGGAGGATGGTGGCTTCAGGAACCCAAACATAACCGAGGACAGACCACCTCTGGTGTGGTGGAGTCTGAATCTGAGACCTGAGGACATCACATCAGCCGAGGCCAGGTTCCTGCAGAACAAGTACCCAGACCTGATTACGCCTCAGGCCCAGGCTGAAGCCAGGTTCCTGGAACACTTTGCCACCTCTCCTGCCTTCCTGAAGACATCCAGGCTGGGTTCTTACCGTTTCACTGTCTCAGTGGAGGATGTGTTGAACGCCTACAGCCAGCAG TTCTGCTCAGGTGCTGCTCCGGTTCTGCGGGCGTTTGAGACCATCCTGTACAAAAAAGAAGTGATGTACGTGGTTCTGGTCCACAGCCCGGACCATCAGCAGTATGAGGACTACCCTCTCCTAGGGGACGACCCGGGCACCGTCTGTTACTACAGAGATGGACAGTTCATCTGGACGGCTCAGGCCATGTGTAGTACACACAG ATACGAGCTGGTCAAGATACCTGAGGAGAACCAGTTCAGGGCTGATAAACTGAACCGCGGAATTTACTACATCTGGGATAACGTCGCCATTGCTCTGCACATGGAAAAAGATCAA GTGCTGAAGTTTGATCCTGACAAACTGAGTGTGACACCGTGTGAGCAGGACGAGATTGTGTATCGTGACAACTTTGACTCTTTGAAGGAAGCTGAGGGTCATATTAAAAGAAGTCCATGGCGTCTCCTCAaaagacctggtcctggtcctggagaTGTTATAAAACCCCGGTCTTGGTCCTTAGCCTTAATGTCTCAGTAA